Below is a window of Cottoperca gobio chromosome 12, fCotGob3.1, whole genome shotgun sequence DNA.
agaaataGAAGCAggaagttttaaaaatgtaatctggtACCTGTCTCCAGTTAGCGGCAGTATTACAACTGCTTTGGCTGAAAAGACGATGTAGGAAACCCTCATCCTGGGACtgaaacacgcacacatacaggaAGCTTGTGAATCTTATCAGCAGTACAGAAACATACAATCTGAAACTaggttttgtatattttaaggACAAAAATTATAAGTGGGTTCGGTCCTTTCTCGATACATACTTTTGCTATTATTTTTGTTGTACAGGAACTTATTGTGTGCaataacaataaagttgaatctaacCTCATAACATTACACAACGGGACAAACCCTAGTACGCCACAATAATACATGACACAACACaagattatttatattagtGGTAGACCTATCATTTGGGTCGATTAATGCCAGGGAATTGAACCCCTAGCCTTGCCACTTCCTTGCTCTACCCTTCGGGCTGTGAAGGGGCACAGGACTGCCTGTTGTGGTCAGCACCAACTTCCACATCTGGACAGATGTTTTGCTCTCATATTTAGCAACCAGTTATTAAACCTAaaagtatcacacacacacacacaccctcggGACTGTTAACCAGAGGAGTTTAGGAGCAGTTGGCTTGTATGATGTCTGCTGCCCAGAATAAACATGGTCTACTTTCTACTCACTGTTTGCACAATAAGACCTATGACGACTGTAAAGCACTTTTTCACTTGGTTTTGAACTGTGCTATATAAAGTGCTGCACTATTCCAAAAAggtgcaggagagagaggaaagggataCAACAGTCACTTTACTTACCTGACAAACCTGTTGGTGAGCTGCTCCACAAATCCATAGATCTCATCCCAGTGTCCAAACACACTGCCTGACCTGCAGAAACAGGCAGCACCAGAGCGATAAATCAAACCCACCCAAACATTAAGTGTCAAATATGTCCAACACAAGATTTAACACCAAACCTTGAAAACAACAGGGGGAGGTCTATCAATACATTAAACTCACTTTAATTTGTATAGCTTATATCTTCTGTATAAAACGCATAAATTGACTTTTGCTGCAACAGAATGGGTCAATTTATTCTAAGGGTTTAGTTTGTTCATACTTAACAATGTCATAATACACTGAGAGGAACTCTGGAGGCAGTAAAAAGAAACTCTCTCCAAGTATACACTTCAAACACTGATAGTCAGAACAGAGCCATACACGGAGCGGACTTAGTCAGACTGTTATATATACACTGTGATATTGGTGTTTCCCTATTGGCTCCTCTATTCCTCCAAACATACACTTGTATGCAGACAGATATTATAATCTGTATTTACTCACCtgtctaaaacaaaataaatatcaaacgCTCCATCACAAGATGTGTCCTCGCCAACATGCAACGATgaattcacacaaacacttagaAAAAGTAGGATTTGGCAACGTATCCATATCAGATCCATAATCCATGCATTTCATGTCAGCAGtatgtttgttaaaaaatattaataatccCTAAATCAGCAGGTATGAGTCTTCCGTCATAATCACAGCATCAACCCGGCGGTTCACATGCTGAATCACTGCTGAGTGGAAGTACATGTGGGTTCTCTGACAGCACGCTGATAATGAAATAAACTGGGCAGGGCACACAGCCGCTGCACACCACCATCAAACCGGCAGCAATACAAACAGAGCAGGACTTCTCGCGGGATTCTTCAAATTAAACTGGAGAAATCAACTACTCTACTACTATAGTAATactagaaaatatatttaatacattattattcctGTTATTGTTTGATTCGATGCTAGCTTTGATGCTATATGTATTTCAAtgtaattattgatttattaaacaAGGAAATTGCACAATCCAGTGCTGTAAATGTCCCAGAATAAGCCAAAAGTCTGTTTTTCTAATATAGACCCTGTACATATGACATATAAGTGACCCTAAAAAAAACTATTGTAAACGAAataatttgtgaaataaatattaataccaATTGTATTCTTATATACTATATCTTACTCcatgatgcttttattttgaaggccaaATCATTGATGTTCCTGTGTTGTAGATACCATCTAGAACTTGACTTTTGGTTGCCAGAGCAGCTGGCATAAATAGAGATACAAATATAAAGATTGACAGGCTGACTTTTCGGATcacttaaaaaatatttgacCTATAAAGACTCCTGaattttaaaacagaaattaaGGGAGCCATATCCCCCTCCTATAAACCAACGAATACCTTCTTGTTAGTATTTGAAGGGTTTTAATTAGGGtgccatgttttaaaatgtaatacaaatctGCGCCTCAGTCAAAAAACAATTTAGAAGTGGCATATTATATGAAAAAATCCTAATAATGATGTCTTTAATCTTCTAAGCACAAACAAGTGCATCATGCTCCTGTAAATCTATTGCAGATGTAAAACAGAATTGAATAACTAACACAATGCCAACAAGAAGAACGCCCTTGGTGTGTCACAGGGATTTGCTGCCTTGCATGATCCTGATCCAAAATGAGACTCCCAACAGGAAATTAAATCTACAGTTTTGTCTCACGAGCAAAGACTGGACTTATTTATTTCTTCCAAGCATGTCTCTTCAACACAACCATGTCCTCAAAGGCACAGTTTATCATGTTTACAGACACACGCATCATATAAAGCAAAATTCCTTCTCACAAACCTTTACATGCATGTCAACAATTTACAtcattttgttattgtgtggTGCAGTGATGTAATTATATATGTCATTGTGTTTGCAGGGATGCAATGCACCGACTGACTGCGGCTTCCCACTGCGTTCAATTGTAACGTTTAAAGAGGATGACGTCATAACAGTAAACAACTCAAATAATGACTTACCAAAGTCATTGTGTCAGCAAGTTGATCTATTGTGTTTAATCTTGTGCCAGCCAGGGATCCCCCTTGGATATTTATTTCATGTAAGGCCGTTATGGATAATGTGATCTGTGCTTTATTTTTAAGGAAGATACTGACTGGAAGACTGTGTGCAGAATGACTAAAATATAGCCGTAAGATGTAGTCATACCAAAACTATTTAACCCTCTCCTGCCTGAGGCCTTGGGACAAGTTGAGAAAGAATATGATAATGTCAGACAATGTGAAATAAAACTTGAACTTACTTCAAACAACTTGAAGCTACTTAAAgtggaaataaaaggaaaagggATGATAAGgcctacatttaaaatgagaaaagttaCAGAGGAATGTATTCATGAGTTGAAACCAAACCTACAGTGAACCATGTTTGACGGGGATAGGATTATGGGATGGGAGAAAATTGTTTAGTTTCAGATCATTCACTTAGTTATTTTTCCATGTATATTTCtacgtatatacagtatgcatgtgtgtatgtttacagcatatgtgtattttgtatatatttatacacactggTAAAAAGACTGATGGCTCTTCATTAATACCACTGCTGGTTACGTTTATGACCAGTCAATCCCTCCATCAAAGCCATAACAAATGACATTTTTAGGGTGTAGCCACAAGTCTGGtctattaaattaaaaacattcataCAGTCAGTAAACAGTTTGCATTGTAATTAAACAGTTTTCATGTCAGCTGTGGTGGGGATAGTTATCAGCTCAAACAACTGCAATAAAAGATACCTACTGCAGGACATGCTGAAGGACTTCATTCTAAACCTTTGACACATTAATTCAATATaggattttaaatatatttttttgcagaAAAACTCAAGagactatttttattttattttttaaattgaataaatGGCTCCGGGTACAATCCGCCACACTTACCAGATGATGGCAGTAATGTAGCCCAGCGTTTAGTCGTTTCCTctcaaaaagaagaagaaaggttaGCTGGTGTTATGTTAGCTGAGGATAGCTAAAGATGTATTTCTTTTAAGGGAATGCTACATTAATAGTCATCCGGATATGACTGAATTGCCTGAACAAGGGCGCCGAAGGTCGGGCTGCGACTAATGGTGAGCTTTGTAGCCCTGTAATCAGTGCAGCTGGAATCTTGCCTGTCAAGGTTAGCATCGACGTTAGCTAGCCGGGTATGTAGCCTGCTTACATGGCTTGACACTAACACACCGGTCTGACATACAGTTTGAAGATGTCAGTATGTCTGCTTTGCTGCTTTAAAACGCTTTATTTCAAAGTgaaatagattttaaaaaacGCAGTGTTACAGTGCGGTAAACATGAACACCAACTAGCTTGAGCTAATTTAACATTCACGTGTAGCTAAACACGTTTTTCAAATGGGATTAATCAACACTGGAAAtggtaccacacacacactagatgtTAGCACTGTTTTCTGCTCTTGAACCTCAATCCTGTCACTTGAAAAAACAGTTTTACCTGAACTACAGGGAGCTGTCTCTTACTAACGTGATGTTCATGTCTTCAAACTCAGCCTTAACCTCCCCGGCTTGCCTTGTACCTGAGCAGCTTCTGAGGTCAAGATGCTGCTGAAGATGCCCCAGAAGCTGCTGAAGACTGCTCACTACATAGAGCTGGGCAGCTACCGGCACTGGCCGGTGATGATACCCCAGAGGATAAGACTGTACACCTACGAACAAATCCCCCTCTTTCTCAAAGAAAACCCCTACATCACAGACGGCTACAGGGCACACCTGCCGTCCAAACTCTGCCTGAGGAGGTGGGAGTcatgttgaaatatatatatacttctaaTATCAGAGTTTAAGACGTATTCACTTAATACTGTTCAATGGAGTATGTCTTTTTGGATTATTTGGAATTTTCTGATTATGCAACTATCCTGATCCTCATATACTGCTGCTATTGTTCCGACGGGTCAAAGCCTTGAACTAGAAAATAGACCTGGGCCAGTGCTTGAAGTTATGTATCCTGTGCAAAAATAGAAATTGGAAgttcttttaatatttatttttgtgagcTTCTGTAAAGACTGCTAGTTCTCATTATAAAAATGATCCGTGTTGTAACCATGATCTGTGTCTCAAACTATGCCGTGTTGGGTTCTTGAATGTGAgggaattgggcctggaaagtccttgaaaagtccttgaatttgatgtcTAAGAAGGGGTGGGAACCCTGTGGTGGGTGCGTTGTTAACACTTGCacatctttgtttcttcttctctgttgcAGTATTTTCATGTTGTCCAATGAGACTGTGAATATTTGGACCCACCTTTTGGGTTTcctgctctttttctctctgggGGTCAACGACCTCTCCACAGTACTGCCAGCCTCTGGAGCGAACAGAGAGGACTACGTCATCTACGCTATAGGGCTGTTCTGCTTCCAGGTAAAACTGTTGACTGTTGATTGGCTGACTAGAGAGTGACAAAAGCTGGGATTTTCTAGAGAAGTTGACCATATCAGAGAAAGTCTCGTTGCTTACTGTGTTTAGACATGAAACTTAAAGATGTTGTGATAAAGTGTGTTTCGTGCTGAATATAATACGTTTTTCTTAGTCCTCCCAGCACAAAGAGTGTGTCTGAAATGTCACCGCTTTGACAGTCagccttttatttatattttacagcaGGTCTTAGTTTATTATAAACATCTTTATTAGCCGAGTATTTGTAATATAAATGAAGTGTGTATAACTGATTCATGTAGGTTCACGTTTCCTGCCACAGGTGCAATCAGTTCACCTCAACCCACCCAGGTGTGTAAGCTGTGTGTAGGTGTAATTGTTGTAAATGTGGGCCGCAGTGTATTGTATTATGAAGAGCAGTAGGAACAATAGGAATAGTAGTGTAGTTCAGAGGTCCGTTGTATCTGTGTTAGCTGTGTACGGTTTGTGTTGTAGGTTGTGTAGCTGATAATGGGATTGGAAAGTTGTCATAAATTACAAGTCTGTGTGATTCCCATTTACAGTAAGTATATAGTGTAGTATATGTTAACCGCCCACCTTCCTTTTTAAACCCTTTATTTGTCCCTATAAGTGCGAGTTGTGAGTATCTAGATCAGGGGCGGGgcacctccggcctccgggccgtatacgtcccacgagaccatttgatccggcccccgaggtaattcataaacacgcaaaaaaatccactagaaaagaaaaccgtgtcatcacgtggtcatgtcaaaaaacttcaatattaaacgagacggtcgttgacatcagtgaacgcagcatggcgagtgtaaacaagagaaatgtggatgcagaatgtcgcactttccaggagaaatggacaaacgattatttctttgtggaagtaaaaggccagtgtgtctagtttgtgtggacgtacttgcggtgatgaaaaataatctctaCCGTCATTACACCACGAGACATGCCAATctgcacaagctgaaaggacgagtgagtttggataaagttaacgctcttcggcggagtttggcccaacaagcagctctctccagagcgtaacataaacacatagaaagatagagaggtagaccaccacaccaagaacagactgttccaccactgctgtgcaattatcactgccatgtgcaatactcactttattttctatcaaccacttggtacttatatattttttattctatttaattattgtttactgcctttttacttcatatgttcttttgctgtgacaagatacatttccccgttgtgggactaataaaggatttctgttttctgataaaacagaaagatacatggagaaaaaagttgcttttttgcacagcataaaagaaggATGAAATGAATGGCTGTCTTTAAAagatttgcagaggttatgagttcaataattagtatggccctcgaaggatgttgtaaaaaataaaatggcccttgataggaaaaaggttccccacccctgatctagattGTCCataaaaatcattatttatttatttatttgtattgtagtCGCAGAAAGATTTTGTGAAATTCCAAAATAGAAGAtttacttttataaaaaaaaataagaaaacataaaaagggcagccaaataacatttcattatcaattaatctgccgattattctTCTAGATATTTTTCTAGTTTGTtctataaaatgaaaaatatcaaAGTCCATTgtgatgtcttttaaatgtcttgttttgtcagtccaaagttttcactttaatatgatataaaatagattaaagcaggaaatctccaaaAGTTtgagactgaaaacagcattttctgacatttttgcttgaaaaatgtcttatttcttttgattaatcgattatcaaaatagttgccgattgtTTTTGTAGTCGatcaactaatcgttgcagctctaaacataaatacatttgtgttggATGTTGTGCGTGCATAAAGATGACAGTCTCACTATCTTCCAGTTTGTAAATGGTACTGCATGTTTTCATCACAggtgtgcatgttgtgttctGTGGGGTATCACCTGTTCTCGTGCCACCGATCAGAGAAGACTTGCCGTCGCTGGCTTTCCTTGGACTACGCAGGAATCTCTGTCGGCATCCTGGGCTGTTATGTACCTGGGATCTTCTACGCTTTCTACTGTAACGCTGTAAGTGTAACAGTCAAACTTTAATCAAGATATTATACTGATAAAGAAACGGATGCTCATATTTATTTCTCCTATCTTGCAGTTTTGGCGGCAGGTCTACCTGCTGACAGTGCTGTCCCTGATCCTGGCAGTCTTCTGCGCTCAGGTCCACCCTCGTTACCTCAGCAACGACTGGCGACGGATACGCATGACGATCTTCTGCTGTGTGGCCGGCATCAGTGTGATTCCTTCGTGCCACTGGGTCTGGCTCAATGGAGGATTCGCCACTGATGTTGTTCAGGTGAGGAAACGGTGTAATATTAGAAAACGAGCAAAGTGAGAGCTTATGTGAGCTCACATAACCTCTGTATACAGCTGTACAGTTTTACAGCTTGATGAAGAGAAGTGTCCCTCTCGTGGTCATGTGACACGTCTCACTCATGAATATCAGCACTTTCTTCCCCTGACTTTATAATGTCCAGTCATACAAACTTGagtttttttgttgtgtgtgtgcagctgttcCTGCCTCGAATCCTAGTGATGTACCTGATAGCTGGATCTGCCTTCCTGTTCTACGTCACCAAGATCCCTGAACGATGTTTCCCTGGTGAGTCCTTCCCCTCCGTCTCTGTGTAGGGTCAAGCTGTAGTGTTAAACCAAGTGAGACATTCAGACATCCGTAATCGATGTTACTATAACGAAGAAGATGTTGCTCTGCCATTAGCTtagctgcagctgcagtttgtttcttttatgtgaaactcttcttgctcttcttttatttttgtgataGAGAGTAGTGCAAGTGGACAAGAAAAGATTGAACACACTGTATTGTTTCTGTCGTGTTTGGTAAATTATTTTTCACCTGACCTGGAAAATCGGAACAGCTGAAAACGATTGCTTTAATTACACTTAACGAGGGACCGCACAGTTTAAGCCCTTTTCACAGACATGACTTTTTCAAAGCAGGAAAatcacaggtgttactaataacactaacgatGGCACCGTagtattcaagtgtcccagtagaCCATGACGGTGTAACAGTGAGCTGTGTAATAGGATGTAATAAGGATAGGCTGAACATATTTAGGGCTGTTGAATTTCctcctgaaatatattttctacattgtgaagaaagaagaaaaaaccccagtatgtacagtattcaGAGcatttctctccccccccccctcccccctcttcctcttttagGCCAGCTGAACTACCTGGGCGCCAGCCACCAGGTGTGGCACGTACTGGTGGTGTTGATGTTTTACTGGTGGCATCAGACAGCTGTACACATCATGCAGTTCAGGCACAGCCGGTCCTGCCCGACCCGGAACTTCAAAGTTTAACTGATGAATTAATGTTATAGAAAGGCAATCAGTTGCAGGCTGATAGCTGTAATTGTTAATAGGTTAACTCACTATGTTAATATTCATCAAACACTTCTTACCAGTTAGCTGCTGGATAAAAGTTGCTGCCTAAAGGTTTTTCAAACCACTAACTAACAGAAGCTCTTGACAATTAGCTGCTACGGTGTAAAACTGAGTCTGATGGTAGCTAGTAGCTTTCCACTGAGACGTTGGTTACTGTTTAACAgctattaaaaccagtataTTTAGCCTACTGTTTCAAACAGTAGATGTCAACTAAGAGTGGCTTGACGCTACTTTAAATCTTAAATTCCACCATAACCATAAAGATCAATGCATGAAGCAGGAATTTAGATAGAAGCAGACTAAGGTTTGGTGTTTTTAATTGGTGCTCATGTTATATCATGGTTGGTTTagattgtgattattattctttttttgtgcaGAAGTATTGAAAAAAATATCCATACCGATTTCTTTGAATTTGTGTGAACAATGACCTTTTGTTTGcgttttaatttagttttatctATCAGCACCTACAAGATAAGATTGTGTGAAATGTCTTGATGAAAGGTGGAAAGAGGAGAACAAAAATCATGACAACTGGAAATTGAACTTATTGACACTGTGAACTGCCCGTCTCTGGGAGAAACGTCTCGAACACCTTAAGTATTGAATCTTTTGCCAAATAGTTAAATGTCAATCAACGATCAATCGATATATAAGAACAAACGTAGGAACCGTATTTGGGCTACGATGCTTTGTTTTCTTAGCCATGCTTGATTTGtggaagtttatttattttattttattttccatgtgtactgttttatatgtaaaacaaataaggtGGCAGTTatggaaattaaaaaatatttatagcGGCCTATGCTGTGTTTATATAGTTGTAGCTCAACAAACATATGTATCTCTTACTCTCACTTGAATACACATAGTTCTGTTGTTATGTTCTCGGGGCTATATGCCACTTCAATATAATAGAGGTGAATGGGAGTTTTGTTTAGGAGCTCACAGCATTAAAAcgatgacatttaaaaaaaaattcaaaagtGGCTCGTAAACCTGAGCCAATCAAACCATCTGCATGGCTGGAATTAGAAAAATGTTTGAGTTGgacaataaagacaacaaaataaaattttGCTGACAATCTAGTGAGTAGTAGCACTTCAGCTCTCACTGTGGCTGATAAGGCAGGTGGATATCAGCCGCAGTGGTTATCAGACGTCACCTCTGCAGCCGTTTCATCTTAAAGCCTATCATAAAGGCTGAGTGTGTGAAAAATCCAGTGTAAAGTGTTACAAGTACCTTAAACATTTCTTTTCCACAGTACACTTTGgaacatattttaatgttaagTGTTAtgttaagtgtttatttttcacataattCAAATcatgtttgtgcttttatttgccTTATTATCTTTGAATAATATTACTGTATACACACTTACTGTTACAATCTGTTTTGGTTCAAGAAGCAAACCTAAACCAGAACTAAAAACGATAAACTCTTGACAAATATCATCGTTGCGGTTACACCACAAGGCCAGTATGGTTTGTTCTTTTTACATAGTACAAATTATGAATGACTTTCTGCTGCAGATCTGGAAGACAGGTGCTGAAAGAAGTGACTTTATTTTGCCTTTGTGACTTCATATTATCATAACCTGCATGATCTTATTTTTGAATGATCTCATGGTTTtatcctgtgtttgtgtttcccttGAATATCATTTGTATGGCAAAGCACTGGCGCTGACAAAAtgtgttatatttatttcagtgcCTATGtgaaatttatatttttaaacattttgaatgaataaaGAATGCTGGGAAACAAATTGTTGAGTCTTTTACTTTAattgattttaatgtatttacctCAATCTGTAATAATCCCAGTGTCATTGCAGAAAAACTGCACGGCTCTTAcctttttaattcagatatattgtacatatttattatttcatttagatGTACCGgtattgtacatatttatagtatttttatggttttattGTAAGGTTCTTCTTTACAGCTctttcattttaatgcagatatattgtacatatagtatgcatatatttataatgttttcatatatttattataattttcttaactttctttattttctttacttgtttatttatattttatgtgttttgcACCAAAACAAAATTCCTTATACGGAAAACTACCTGGCAATAAACCGTATTCTAATTCAGATTCGTAATGTGCTTGTTTCTGTACACATCATTAAACAATAGAGGGCAGCATTAATACAAAAGTTGCACATTTACAAGCAAGAGTTCAAAGAAAACATGTGTGCACATTGAACATGATACGCTTGTTAAACACTGGGATCTTCTGATGATTCAGCAGGTCCGAGGTCAAATGACATTCTCATAGTGTTGGTCCCTGAAATATATCCTCCTCTCTTTATCCTTATTGTGCACAAGGGCGGGCTCAGTTGCTTCATTcagatgtatttaaaaaaacaatcattttgtgATTTAATTCTTGCCTAGTGGCAATGTCGTCATCCAGAATGACTGCTATGTTTCCCCAGTGGCTTTGTTTAGTATGATAGTTATGTTAGAAAATGATACGCCATCACTAAATCACCTCATGCAGTAATGAATATTTGTGCAAATGGTGTCTGACACAATGATGAAAAATCTTCCCAAAAATGCATTTGTCTTATAATTGATTTTCACTGGGTTTACAAGGActttgttaaaggaatagtttgaaaaTATCATGAGAAATAAGCTTATTCACTTTTTCTTCCAACCCCAACTTTCAACCAGAAAGCGGATGAGCATCTTCACCAAAAAAAGGTTTCCTTTAAGgatactttctttttaaatcaacagTATTATTATTGAGAGGTTTAGTACTGCCTATAGTGAAGGAAAGTCCTTCTTGTGACACAGGTCTTTGTGCTTTAGAGTTTGTACTATGAAACTTTCTTAGAATGTATGAGAAGAATTTCATCATTACTAGTTTCAGTAAAGCaaagtttctttcagttttgcTGCAGTAGTGAAATTTGTAGATTATATGGTAGCTGTGACACATGCATGACCTTACATTTTCATATAGTTTAACTTATTTAAACATTGACTTCTTGGTGCAGACAAACCGCTGACTCTTAGTAAGTTCAaggttaataaataaagtatataccTGAATGTGTAACTGTGCTATAGATAATTAATTGCATGAACTATAtgtatgtctttctgttttCAAGAGGGACAGCCACATTAAATGCTGTGATAGTGCCACACAGTCATTCAGAATGA
It encodes the following:
- the LOC115016401 gene encoding progestin and adipoQ receptor family member 3-like, which translates into the protein MLLKMPQKLLKTAHYIELGSYRHWPVMIPQRIRLYTYEQIPLFLKENPYITDGYRAHLPSKLCLRSIFMLSNETVNIWTHLLGFLLFFSLGVNDLSTVLPASGANREDYVIYAIGLFCFQVCMLCSVGYHLFSCHRSEKTCRRWLSLDYAGISVGILGCYVPGIFYAFYCNAFWRQVYLLTVLSLILAVFCAQVHPRYLSNDWRRIRMTIFCCVAGISVIPSCHWVWLNGGFATDVVQLFLPRILVMYLIAGSAFLFYVTKIPERCFPGQLNYLGASHQVWHVLVVLMFYWWHQTAVHIMQFRHSRSCPTRNFKV